In a genomic window of Rhododendron vialii isolate Sample 1 chromosome 12a, ASM3025357v1:
- the LOC131310175 gene encoding serine/threonine-protein kinase AFC2-like isoform X2 produces MFELGENLTLRYKILRKIGEGTFGQVFECWDREAKEMVAIKVVRSIKKYREAAMMEIDVLQLLGRYDRCGSRCVQIRNWFDYRNHICIVFEKLGPSLFDFLRKNNYRSFPVDLVREIGRQLLECVAFTHDMRLIHTDLKPENILFISPDYVKVPDYKVGSCSPRDGSCFKRLPKSSAIKVIDFGSTAYEHQEHNYIVSTRHYRAPEVILGLGWSYPCDIWSVGCILVELCSGEALFQTHENLEHLAMMERVLGPIPEHMLRRVDRHAEKYVKRGRLDWPEGATSRDSIKAVMKLPRLQNLVMHHVDHSAGDLIDLLQGLLRYDPSMRMTAHEALRHPFFTREYLRRY; encoded by the exons ATGTTTGAGCTCGGAGAGAATTTAACTCTGCGCT ATAAGATTCTGAGAAAAATTGGTGAAG GTACCTTTGGCCAGGTTTTCGAATGTTGGGATAGGGAAGCAAAAGAGATGGTTGCCATAAAAGTTGTAAGAAGCATTAAGAAATATCGTGAAGCAGCAATGATGGAAATAGATGTGCTTCAATTGCTTGGAAGATATGATAGATGTGGCAGCCG TTGTGTTCAAATACGGAACTGGTTTGACTATCGTAATCATATTTGTATA GTCTTTGAGAAGCTTGGACCAAGCTTATTCGATTTTCTTCGGAAAAACAATTACCGCTCCTTTCCGGTTGATCTAGTCCGCGAGATTGGCAGACAATTGTTGGAATGTGTAGCAT TTACGCATGATATGCGCCTCATTCATACTGACTTGAAGCCTGAGAACATACTTTTCATTTCACCTGATTATGTGAAAGTACCTGACTACAAG GTCGGATCTTGCTCACCAAGAGATGGATCTTGTTTTAAGAGATTGCCAAAGTCAAGTGCTATTAAGGTTATTGATTTTGGTAGCACAGCGTATGagcatcaagaacacaactatATTGTATCTACTAGGCATTACCGTGCACCTGAGGTTATTCTTG GTCTGGGATGGAGCTATCCTTGTGATATATGGAGTGTTGGTTGTATCTTGGTGGAACTATGCTCT GGAGAAGCTTTGTTCCAGACACACGAGAACTTGGAGCACCTGGCCATGATGGAGAGGGTTTTAGGCCCCATACCTGAACACATGTTGAGAAGAGTAGA CCGACATGCTGAGAAGTATGTCAAAAGAggcagattggattggccggaggGTGCAACCTCCAGGGATAGCATTAAAGCTGTCATGAAGCTACCCCGTCTTCAG AATCTAGTAATGCATCACGTTGATCATTCCGCTGGAGATCTCATAGACCTCTTGCAAGGTCTCCTTAGATATGACCCTTCCATGAGAATGACAGCTCATGAAGCCCTGAGGCACCCTTTCTTTACCAGAGAATATCTGCGGAGATATTAA
- the LOC131310175 gene encoding serine/threonine-protein kinase AFC2-like isoform X4 — protein MVAIKVVRSIKKYREAAMMEIDVLQLLGRYDRCGSRCVQIRNWFDYRNHICIVFEKLGPSLFDFLRKNNYRSFPVDLVREIGRQLLECVAFTHDMRLIHTDLKPENILFISPDYVKVPDYKVGSCSPRDGSCFKRLPKSSAIKVIDFGSTAYEHQEHNYIVSTRHYRAPEVILGLGWSYPCDIWSVGCILVELCSGEALFQTHENLEHLAMMERVLGPIPEHMLRRVDRHAEKYVKRGRLDWPEGATSRDSIKAVMKLPRLQNLVMHHVDHSAGDLIDLLQGLLRYDPSMRMTAHEALRHPFFTREYLRRY, from the exons ATGGTTGCCATAAAAGTTGTAAGAAGCATTAAGAAATATCGTGAAGCAGCAATGATGGAAATAGATGTGCTTCAATTGCTTGGAAGATATGATAGATGTGGCAGCCG TTGTGTTCAAATACGGAACTGGTTTGACTATCGTAATCATATTTGTATA GTCTTTGAGAAGCTTGGACCAAGCTTATTCGATTTTCTTCGGAAAAACAATTACCGCTCCTTTCCGGTTGATCTAGTCCGCGAGATTGGCAGACAATTGTTGGAATGTGTAGCAT TTACGCATGATATGCGCCTCATTCATACTGACTTGAAGCCTGAGAACATACTTTTCATTTCACCTGATTATGTGAAAGTACCTGACTACAAG GTCGGATCTTGCTCACCAAGAGATGGATCTTGTTTTAAGAGATTGCCAAAGTCAAGTGCTATTAAGGTTATTGATTTTGGTAGCACAGCGTATGagcatcaagaacacaactatATTGTATCTACTAGGCATTACCGTGCACCTGAGGTTATTCTTG GTCTGGGATGGAGCTATCCTTGTGATATATGGAGTGTTGGTTGTATCTTGGTGGAACTATGCTCT GGAGAAGCTTTGTTCCAGACACACGAGAACTTGGAGCACCTGGCCATGATGGAGAGGGTTTTAGGCCCCATACCTGAACACATGTTGAGAAGAGTAGA CCGACATGCTGAGAAGTATGTCAAAAGAggcagattggattggccggaggGTGCAACCTCCAGGGATAGCATTAAAGCTGTCATGAAGCTACCCCGTCTTCAG AATCTAGTAATGCATCACGTTGATCATTCCGCTGGAGATCTCATAGACCTCTTGCAAGGTCTCCTTAGATATGACCCTTCCATGAGAATGACAGCTCATGAAGCCCTGAGGCACCCTTTCTTTACCAGAGAATATCTGCGGAGATATTAA
- the LOC131310668 gene encoding protein-tyrosine-phosphatase MKP1-like, whose protein sequence is MLGQEQDNGRPSAAGGGGGANRKSYLRSVSWTDRSPRTPSPRPKPNNKSRLCLPPLQPLWISQKNLEDWPKAGSDDLGIWPQAPTPGAKGSIKQTLNLDSEQPEREFECKKDKLAFFDKECSRITDHIYLGSDAVAKNREVLRDNGITHVLNCVGFVCPEYFKNELVYKTLWLHDSPSEDITSILYDVFDYFEDVREQSGRVLVHCCQGVSRSTSLVIAYLMWWKKQTFEDAFQYVKAARGVTNPNMGFACQLLLCQNRTLDFLASPNSVLRMYHMAPHSPYDPLHLVPKMLSQTGAEGLDSRGAFIIHVPSAVYVWIGKYCVSVMSDIAREAAFQVIRYEMAQGPVVTIEEGKEPSEFWESIVNKELLADGSGENGSAFDGERKVDLYDKDFEMFHKALSGGIVPPFPLSGARSETCLPARENGWGILRKKFARGNLKELIRSSKLSIEATTSSHGSDYPDSPLPSSCKSGSPDLFFCSPTGSLSDPLTDPLSSPTPSCSYSFSSFLESSPKFGSKSPSLSPSTSDFSSSFTFSPSSSNWSDLSYLSSQSSPSGLESPNPYRKNDTSLGENVCYLCKRTSHSWEKAFSGNHVLTESNACFPCKGTTLSIAERRGSNPPPRMRLPSVDETSQVPQRLTRSYSFSLPDSEDSVMRDVECNQSEQEGFLDAEMVDVPPNELQCDIERREYDAFDLPSSDARSSVTEAEVTNLVLYKWPTLDKVDMHPFNNLDSTSVYLTYDSVGSSGTNNANVLYIWLGRQFSCGDGKHQLISSDEGSENSHIQWDTVGCNFLKQMGLPLNSSVQIVREGEEPEQLLNHLNWFSFHKAET, encoded by the exons ATGTTAGGGCAAGAACAAGACAACGGCCGGCCATCCgccgccggtggtggtggtggtgctaaTCGGAAATCATATTTACGGTCGGTTTCGTGGACTGACAGGTCACCTAGAACCCCTAGTCCTCGGCCGAAACCGAACAATAAGTCCAGGTTGTGTCTTCCACCTCTACAACCCCTTTGGATATCCCAGAAGAACCTTGAGGACTGGCCAAAGGCAGGCTCTGATGATCTTGGCATATGGCCTCAAGCCCCTACCCCCGGGGCAAAAGGGTCAATTAAACAAACTCTGAACCTGGACTCAGAACAACCCGAAAGAGAATTCGAATGCAAAAAAGACAAGCTTGCCTTTTTCGACAAGGAGTGTTCGAGAATCACGGATCATATTTATTTAGGGAGCGATGCGGTAGCAAAGAACCGGGAAGTTCTTCGCGATAATGGGATCACCCATGTGTTGAATTGCGTTGGTTTTGTTTGTCCTGAATATTTTAAGAATGAGCTTGTATATAAGACCCTTTGGCTGCATGATAGCCCGTCTGAGGATATCACGAGTATACTCTATGATGTTTTTGATTACTTTGAGGATGTTCGAGAACAAAGTGGGCGAGTGCTCGTCCATTGTTGCCAAGGGGTGTCACGATCGACCTCTTTGGTTATTGCATACCTCATGTGGTGGAAGAAGCAAACCTTTGAAGATGCTTTCCAATATGTGAAGGCGGCACGTGGGGTGACGAATCCCAACATGGGTTTTGCTTGCCAGCTGTTACTATGCCAGAATCGAACATTGGACTTTCTGGCGAGCCCGAATTCGGTGTTGCGGATGTATCATATGGCACCTCACTCCCCGTATGATCCCCTTCATCTTGTGCCAAAAATGTTGAGTCAGACAGGTGCTGAAGGCCTTGATTCTAGAGGAGCGTTCATTATTCATGTTCCTTCGGCCGTTTATGTGTGGATTGGGAAGTATTGTGTCTCAGTGATGTCGGATATTGCAAGGGAAGCTGCCTTTCAGGTAATCAGATATGAAATGGCACAGGGACCAGTTGTGACCATCGAAGAAGGTAAAGAGCCATCTGAATTTTGGGAGTCTATTGTGAACAAAGAACTCTTAGCTGATGGTAGCGGTGAAAATGGTTCTGCGTTTGATGGTGAAAGGAAGGTTGATCTTTATGATAAGGACTTTGAAATGTTCCATAAGGCGCTTTCTGGTGGGATTGTTCCGCCTTTTCCACTGTCTGGAGCTAGATCCGAAACTTGTCTTCCGGCTAGGGAAAATGGCTGGGGCATATTGAGAAAGAAGTTTGCCAGGGGGAATTTGAAAGAACTTATAAGGTCATCTAAATTGAGCATTGAAGCCACTACATCAAGTCATGGATCAGACTACCCTGATTCTCCATTGCCTTCGAGCTGTAAATCTGGTTCACCGGATCTCTTCTTTTGTTCTCCAACTGGCAGCCTCTCTGATCCTCTCACTGATCCTTTATCGTCACCAACACCCAGTTGTAgttattctttttcttcttttctcgaAAGTAGCCCAAAGTTCGGTTCCAAATCCCCTTCACTCTCCCCTTCAACATCTGATTTCTCCAGTTCGTTTACTTTCTCACCCTCTTCTTCTAACTGGTCCGACTTGTCGTATTTATCATCTCAGTCTTCACCGTCTGGGTTAGAATCTCCAAATCCTTACCGCAAAAATGATACTTCCTTGGGGGAAAATGTTTGTTATCTTTGTAAAAGAACTTCTCATTCTTGGGAAAAAGCATTTTCTGGTAACCATGTACTGACGGAGTCAAACGCTTGTTTTCCGTGCAAGGGAACTACCCTCTCTATTGCTGAGCGCAGGGGGAGTAATCCTCCGCCGCGCATGAGGCTTCCTTCAGTTGATGAGACATCTCAAGTTCCACAGCGCCTAACAAGATCATATTCGTTTTCTCTACCTGATTCAGAGGATAGCGTGATGAGGGATGTCGAGTGCAACCAGAGTGAGCAAGAAGGATTTTTGGATGCTGAAATGGTAGATGTTCCTCCCAATGAATTACAGTGTGATATTGAAAGGAGAGAATATGATGCATTTGATCTTCCATCAAGTGATGCAAGAAGTAGTGTTACAGAAGCGGAAGTAACCAACTTGGTTCTTTATAAGTGGCCTACTTTGGATAAAGTAGATATGCACCCCTTTAATAACCTAGATTCTACATCTGTGTATCTAACATACGACTCAGTTGGAAGCTCAGGGACAAATAATGCTAATGTTTTGTACATATGGCTGGGGCGTCAATTTTCTTGCGGAGACGGGAAGCATCAACTGATCAGTAGTGATGAGGGAAGCGAAAATAGTCATATCCAGTGGGATACGGTTGGCTGCAACTTTCTTAAACAGATGGGTTTGCCGTTGAATTCCTCCGTGCAG ATTGTGAGAGAAGGTGAGGAGCCAGAGCAGCTCCTAAATCATCTGAACTGGTTCTCATTTCACAAGGCGGAGACCTGA
- the LOC131310175 gene encoding serine/threonine-protein kinase AFC2-like isoform X3, which translates to MCFNCLEDMIDVAAVTHDMRLIHTDLKPENILFISPDYVKVPDYKVGSCSPRDGSCFKRLPKSSAIKVIDFGSTAYEHQEHNYIVSTRHYRAPEVILGLGWSYPCDIWSVGCILVELCSGEALFQTHENLEHLAMMERVLGPIPEHMLRRVDRHAEKYVKRGRLDWPEGATSRDSIKAVMKLPRLQNLVMHHVDHSAGDLIDLLQGLLRYDPSMRMTAHEALRHPFFTREYLRRY; encoded by the exons ATGTGCTTCAATTGCTTGGAAGATATGATAGATGTGGCAGCCG TTACGCATGATATGCGCCTCATTCATACTGACTTGAAGCCTGAGAACATACTTTTCATTTCACCTGATTATGTGAAAGTACCTGACTACAAG GTCGGATCTTGCTCACCAAGAGATGGATCTTGTTTTAAGAGATTGCCAAAGTCAAGTGCTATTAAGGTTATTGATTTTGGTAGCACAGCGTATGagcatcaagaacacaactatATTGTATCTACTAGGCATTACCGTGCACCTGAGGTTATTCTTG GTCTGGGATGGAGCTATCCTTGTGATATATGGAGTGTTGGTTGTATCTTGGTGGAACTATGCTCT GGAGAAGCTTTGTTCCAGACACACGAGAACTTGGAGCACCTGGCCATGATGGAGAGGGTTTTAGGCCCCATACCTGAACACATGTTGAGAAGAGTAGA CCGACATGCTGAGAAGTATGTCAAAAGAggcagattggattggccggaggGTGCAACCTCCAGGGATAGCATTAAAGCTGTCATGAAGCTACCCCGTCTTCAG AATCTAGTAATGCATCACGTTGATCATTCCGCTGGAGATCTCATAGACCTCTTGCAAGGTCTCCTTAGATATGACCCTTCCATGAGAATGACAGCTCATGAAGCCCTGAGGCACCCTTTCTTTACCAGAGAATATCTGCGGAGATATTAA
- the LOC131310175 gene encoding serine/threonine-protein kinase AFC2-like isoform X1, protein MEMECGNRQYPYSHMDRRPRKRPRLGWDLSHTPKAQSGIYNGQDVGNVKSFGHSRVVADHASLFVKGLAQKGSPPWRDDDKDGHYMFELGENLTLRYKILRKIGEGTFGQVFECWDREAKEMVAIKVVRSIKKYREAAMMEIDVLQLLGRYDRCGSRCVQIRNWFDYRNHICIVFEKLGPSLFDFLRKNNYRSFPVDLVREIGRQLLECVAFTHDMRLIHTDLKPENILFISPDYVKVPDYKVGSCSPRDGSCFKRLPKSSAIKVIDFGSTAYEHQEHNYIVSTRHYRAPEVILGLGWSYPCDIWSVGCILVELCSGEALFQTHENLEHLAMMERVLGPIPEHMLRRVDRHAEKYVKRGRLDWPEGATSRDSIKAVMKLPRLQNLVMHHVDHSAGDLIDLLQGLLRYDPSMRMTAHEALRHPFFTREYLRRY, encoded by the exons ATGGAAATGGAGTGCGGGAATCGTCAATATCCTTATTCCCACATGGATCGCCGTCCAAGGAAGCGTCCGAGGTTAGGCTGGGACCTCTCTCATACTCCAAAG GCCCAATCAGGAATATATAATGGGCAAGATGTTGGAAATGTGAAGAGCTTTGGACATTCAAGGGTTGTCGCAGACCATGCTAGTCTATTCGTAAAAGGATTGGCTCAAAAAGGCTCTCCCCCATGGCGAGATGATGACAAAGATGGACATTACATGTTTGAGCTCGGAGAGAATTTAACTCTGCGCT ATAAGATTCTGAGAAAAATTGGTGAAG GTACCTTTGGCCAGGTTTTCGAATGTTGGGATAGGGAAGCAAAAGAGATGGTTGCCATAAAAGTTGTAAGAAGCATTAAGAAATATCGTGAAGCAGCAATGATGGAAATAGATGTGCTTCAATTGCTTGGAAGATATGATAGATGTGGCAGCCG TTGTGTTCAAATACGGAACTGGTTTGACTATCGTAATCATATTTGTATA GTCTTTGAGAAGCTTGGACCAAGCTTATTCGATTTTCTTCGGAAAAACAATTACCGCTCCTTTCCGGTTGATCTAGTCCGCGAGATTGGCAGACAATTGTTGGAATGTGTAGCAT TTACGCATGATATGCGCCTCATTCATACTGACTTGAAGCCTGAGAACATACTTTTCATTTCACCTGATTATGTGAAAGTACCTGACTACAAG GTCGGATCTTGCTCACCAAGAGATGGATCTTGTTTTAAGAGATTGCCAAAGTCAAGTGCTATTAAGGTTATTGATTTTGGTAGCACAGCGTATGagcatcaagaacacaactatATTGTATCTACTAGGCATTACCGTGCACCTGAGGTTATTCTTG GTCTGGGATGGAGCTATCCTTGTGATATATGGAGTGTTGGTTGTATCTTGGTGGAACTATGCTCT GGAGAAGCTTTGTTCCAGACACACGAGAACTTGGAGCACCTGGCCATGATGGAGAGGGTTTTAGGCCCCATACCTGAACACATGTTGAGAAGAGTAGA CCGACATGCTGAGAAGTATGTCAAAAGAggcagattggattggccggaggGTGCAACCTCCAGGGATAGCATTAAAGCTGTCATGAAGCTACCCCGTCTTCAG AATCTAGTAATGCATCACGTTGATCATTCCGCTGGAGATCTCATAGACCTCTTGCAAGGTCTCCTTAGATATGACCCTTCCATGAGAATGACAGCTCATGAAGCCCTGAGGCACCCTTTCTTTACCAGAGAATATCTGCGGAGATATTAA
- the LOC131310174 gene encoding pentatricopeptide repeat-containing protein At1g13040, mitochondrial produces the protein MYRALGYSRLMYRARIANYVKTGLIDQAVQVFDEMTQTDCRVFSIDYNRFIGVLVHHSRFDLAEKYYNKMVSDGCSLTSFTYSRFIVGLCKVKDLQFVEKLLDDMGKLGEIPDIWAFNVYLDRLCTEGLVDKALEVFWVMAEKGREPDVVSYTIVISGLCRARRYENAVELWHLMVEKGVSPDCKACRAIVLGLCDGGKVDLAYELTVGAMKGEVEFNTSIYNALIHGFCQSGRIDKAQAIKTFMSRNGCEPDLVTYNILLNYCCNELMFDEAEKLMEKMKKSGKEPDGYSYNQLLKGLCKINRLDKAYRLMLKMEAKGLVDVVSFNTIIKALCKAGHIKRAYKLFEEMGQKGIAPDVVTFTILIEGFLREGSPNLAKKLLDQMSGMGLSLDRILYTTIVDHLCKTGRIGLAYSIFCDMVEQGITPDVVSYNALINGLCKTSRVSEAMLLYDEMLTKGCHPDEVTFKLIIGGLLQEKKLSAACTVWDQMMQKGFTLDRDVSEILIKAIHSTDSSCRNIRNG, from the exons ATGTATAGAGCTCTTGGCTATTCTCGACTAATGTACCGCGCTCGCATAGCTAACTACGTCAAAACCGGCCTCATTGATCAAGCCGTCCAAGTGTTCGACGAAATGACTCAAACAGACTGTAGAGTGTTCAGCATTGACTACAACCGTTTTATTGGCGTTTTAGTTCACCATTCCCGCTTTGATTTGGCTGAAAAGTATTATAATAAGATGGTCTCAGATGGGTGCTCTTTAACCTCTTTTACATATTCAAGATTCATTGTTGGGTTGTGTAAAGTTAAAGATTTACAATTCGTTGAGAAACTTTTGGATGACATGGGTAAACTCGGGGAAATCCCGGATATTTGGGCTTTCAATGTATATTTGGATCGGTTGTGCACCGAGGGTTTGGTGGACAAGGCTTTGGAGGTGTTTTGGGTGATGGCTGAGAAGGGGAGAGAGCCTGATGTTGTGAGTTATACTATTGTTATTAGTGGGTTGTGTAGGGCTAGAAGATATGAGAACGCCGTCGAGCTTTGGCATTTGATGGTTGAGAAGGGCGTTAGTCCTGATTGTAAAGCGTGTAGGGCGATTGTTTTGGGTTTGTGTGATGGTGGGAAAGTGGATTTAGCTTATGAGCTTACCGTGGGGGCAATGAAGGGTGAAGTTGAGTTTAACACGTCAATTTATAATGCACTTATTCATGGGTTTTGTCAATCTGGTCGGATTGACAAAGCTCAAGCGATTAAGACGTTTATGAGCCGGAATGGGTGCGAACCAGATTTAGTTACGTATAATATTTTGTTGAACTATTGTTGCAATGAGCTTATGTTTGATGAGGCAGAGAAGTtaatggagaaaatgaagaagagtGGAAAGGAACCTGATGGGTATAGCTACAACCAACTTCTTAAAGGCCTTTGCAAAATCAATAGGTTGGATAAGGCCTACCGGTTGATGCTGAAGATGGAGGCAAAAGGGTTGGTTGATGTTGTATCTTTTAACACAATTATTAAAGCACTCTGCAAGGCCGGCCACATTAAAAGAGCTTATAAGCTGTTTGAGGAGATGGGCCAAAAGGGTATAGCTCCAGATGTGGTGACGTTTACAATACTTATAGAAGGTTTTCTGAGAGAAGGTAGCCCAAATTTGGCCAAGAAGCTTCTAGATCAGATGAGTGGGATGGGCCTGTCACTTGATCGAATATTGTACACTACAATTGTCGACCATCTGTGTAAGACTGGGAGAATAGGGTTGGCTTACAGCATTTTCTGTGACATGGTAGAGCAGGGAATCACCCCTGATGTAGTTTCCTATAATGCATTGATAAATGGGCTTTGCAAGACTTCTAGAGTAAGTGAAGCTATGCTTCTGTATGATGAGATGCTAACAAAAGGATGCCATCCGGATGAGGTGACATTCAAATTGATCATTGGAGGCCTTTTACAAGAGAAAAAGCTTTCGGCAGCGTGTACAGTCTGGGATCAAATGATGCAGAAGGGCTTCACTCTCGACAGAGATGTTTCTGAGATTCTTATAAAAGCTATCCACTCAACAGATTCCTCTTGCAGGAATATCAGAAATG GTTGA